A single genomic interval of Antechinus flavipes isolate AdamAnt ecotype Samford, QLD, Australia chromosome 1, AdamAnt_v2, whole genome shotgun sequence harbors:
- the LOC127545616 gene encoding olfactory receptor 13D1-like — MNKGNYTAVTEFFLVGLSHSQGLQLVLYVLCLVMYLVILLGNSMLIIISILDPRLHTPMYFFLGNLSFLDICYTSSFIPEMMIIVMSERKSISFLGCALQMVISLGLGSTECILLAVMAYDRYVAICNPLRYTIIMNKGLCAQMAACSWIAGFLISLVQTVIALINPFCGNIIEHFACEILALLKLTCGDISLNVFIMTVASIVFLITPLLLIFFSYIFIISTILRINSNEGRKKAFSTCSAHLTVVMLFYGSALFMYMKPKSKDINTSDQIIALSYGVITPMMNPIIYSLRNKEVKGALQKFLIRNPLSSLMSTVLL, encoded by the exons atgaaCAAGGGGAATTACACAGCTGTGACTGAATTTTTTCTGGTTGGGCTTTCTCATTCCCAAGGCCTCCAGTTAGTTCTTTATGTGCTCTGCCTGGTGATGTACCTGGTGATCCTGTTGGGAAACAGCATGCTCATTATCATTAGCATCTTGGATCCCCGCCTGCACACtcctatgtattttttccttggaaaCCTTTCCTTTTTGGACATTTGCTATACATCCTCGTTTATCCCTGAAATGATGATAATTGTTATGTCTGAGAGAAAATCCATCTCCTTCCTTGGATGTGCCCTGCAGATGGTTATTTCTCTTGGATTGGGTTCCACAGAGTGCATTCTCCTGGCAGTGATGGCCTATGACAGGTATGTAGCCATCTGCAATCCCCTGAGATACACCATCATCATGAACAAGGGACTCTGTGCACAAATGGCTGCTTGTTCATGGATAGCAGGGTTTTTGATATCTTTGGTACAAACTGTGATTGCCCTTATAAACCCTTTTTGTGGTAATATCATTGAACACTTTGCCTGTGAAATTCTGGCCCTACTCAAACTTACCTGTGGAGATATTTCCCTCAATGTGTTCATCATGACAGTTGCaagtattgtttttttaattactccTCTGctactcattttcttctcttatattttcattatctCCACCATCCTGAGGATCAACTCtaatgaagggaggaagaaagcctTTTCTACCTGCTCAGCCCATCTGACTGTGGTGATGTTGTTCTATGGCTCAGCCCTCTTCATGTACATGAAACCCAAGTCCAAGGACATTAACACATCAGATCAGATTATCGCGTTGTCCTATGGAGTCATCACTCCAATGATGAATCCCATTATCTACAGTCTAAGGAACAAGGAGGTAAAAGGTGCTCTACAGAAATTTCTCATTAGAAATC CATTATCTTCCCTGATGTCAACTGTATTATTGTGA